The Chryseobacterium aureum genome contains a region encoding:
- a CDS encoding YceD family protein: MDKLRNYDVSFSGLKIGKHEFRFEIDKTFFQLFDTEQEFTNPRIEVHVSLDKHTTFLEFEIRIKGLVELVCDITNDNFDYPIENEIKILVNFGEEYDDSNEDVITIPSTDHAFNVAHLIYENVMLSIPMKKISPNVSDEDLQILDQFSPKEIEENEEEHESDPRWDALRKLRDNN; the protein is encoded by the coding sequence ATGGACAAGTTAAGAAACTATGACGTAAGCTTTTCCGGACTGAAAATCGGAAAACACGAGTTCAGGTTTGAGATAGATAAAACGTTCTTTCAATTATTTGACACTGAACAGGAATTTACAAATCCTAGAATAGAAGTACATGTATCACTTGATAAACATACTACTTTTTTAGAATTTGAGATAAGAATTAAAGGATTAGTGGAGTTGGTTTGTGATATTACAAACGATAATTTCGACTATCCTATTGAGAATGAAATCAAGATTTTGGTGAATTTCGGGGAAGAATATGATGACAGCAATGAAGATGTTATTACTATTCCCAGTACAGATCACGCCTTTAACGTAGCTCATCTGATCTACGAAAATGTGATGCTTTCTATCCCGATGAAAAAGATTTCACCGAATGTAAGTGACGAAGATCTTCAGATTCTTGATCAGTTCAGTCCTAAAGAGATTGAGGAAAATGAAGAAGAACATGAAAGTGATCCCCGATGGGACGCTTTAAGAAAGTTAAGAGACAATAATTAA
- the pdxA gene encoding 4-hydroxythreonine-4-phosphate dehydrogenase PdxA produces the protein MSPKNHKVRVGISIGDFNGIGPEIIMKSLKDKSITDFFTPVIFGSGKLFTYQKNIFKLNLNFNYINEASQAQAGKINMVNLTKENVNVELGVPTEESTKMAIDSLEAATEALMKGDIDVLVTAPINKDEMVKMGFKHAGHTGYFEEKFNKKGLMFLVTEDLKVAVSTHHIPIAQVAENISKEKIKKQIRVLNQTLIEDFCIQKPKIAVLGLNPHAGDGGVIGNEEIEIISPAIKELSDNGVLAFGPFPADSFFQPSKYKTFDAVLAMYHDQGLAPFKTLAYEEGVNYTAGLPFIRTSPDHGVAYDIAGKNIADEQSFTEAIFTAIKVFKNRIEYSELMNNRLQPRKMVVDNGIDEDLPEETEA, from the coding sequence ATGAGCCCAAAAAACCATAAAGTACGAGTAGGAATTTCAATCGGTGATTTCAACGGCATCGGCCCGGAGATCATTATGAAGTCTCTGAAAGACAAAAGCATTACAGATTTTTTCACTCCTGTAATTTTTGGCTCGGGAAAATTATTCACTTATCAGAAAAACATTTTTAAGCTGAATCTTAATTTTAACTATATTAATGAGGCTTCACAGGCTCAGGCCGGGAAAATTAATATGGTGAACCTAACCAAAGAAAACGTTAATGTGGAATTGGGAGTCCCTACCGAGGAATCTACAAAAATGGCCATAGATTCTCTGGAAGCAGCTACCGAAGCTTTAATGAAAGGAGATATTGACGTTCTGGTCACCGCGCCCATCAATAAAGATGAAATGGTAAAAATGGGCTTCAAACATGCCGGACATACAGGATATTTTGAAGAAAAATTCAACAAAAAAGGACTGATGTTCCTTGTGACTGAAGACCTTAAAGTAGCTGTTTCAACGCATCACATCCCTATTGCTCAGGTAGCTGAAAATATTTCCAAAGAAAAAATAAAGAAACAGATCAGGGTACTTAACCAAACGCTGATTGAAGATTTCTGTATTCAAAAACCTAAAATTGCCGTTTTGGGATTAAATCCCCACGCCGGAGATGGAGGTGTCATCGGAAATGAAGAAATTGAAATCATCAGCCCGGCTATCAAAGAACTTTCTGATAACGGCGTATTGGCATTTGGCCCTTTCCCGGCAGACAGCTTCTTCCAGCCGAGTAAATATAAAACCTTCGATGCTGTTTTAGCCATGTATCATGATCAGGGATTAGCCCCTTTCAAAACGCTGGCCTATGAAGAAGGAGTGAATTACACCGCAGGACTTCCTTTTATCAGAACTTCTCCGGATCACGGAGTAGCTTATGATATTGCAGGAAAAAATATCGCCGATGAGCAGAGCTTTACAGAAGCCATCTTCACTGCAATCAAAGTTTTCAAGAACAGAATTGAATACAGCGAACTGATGAATAACCGCCTGCAGCCAAGAAAAATGGTTGTAGACAACGGAATAGATGAGGATCTACCGGAGGAAACTGAAGCATAA
- a CDS encoding riboflavin synthase gives MFTGIIEAVGVIEKIEEKGSNIDFTLTCPFTNELKIDQSLAHNGCCLTVVEIKDNQYVVTAINETLEKTNLGKWELGTVVNLERCMKMDGRLDGHIVQGHVDKTGEVVGIENKDGSYFITMKYDNDGSFVTVPQGSITVNGISLTVAKSEDAQFSVAIIPYTWEFTNMKHLKIGDKVNLEFDIIGKYIARLIKK, from the coding sequence ATGTTCACAGGAATTATTGAAGCAGTTGGTGTTATTGAGAAGATTGAAGAAAAAGGAAGCAATATAGATTTTACCTTGACATGCCCTTTCACAAACGAATTAAAAATTGATCAGAGCCTTGCCCATAACGGCTGTTGCCTTACGGTTGTTGAAATAAAAGACAATCAGTATGTGGTAACCGCTATCAACGAAACACTGGAAAAAACCAACCTTGGAAAATGGGAATTGGGTACCGTGGTGAATCTGGAGCGATGCATGAAGATGGATGGAAGGCTGGATGGCCATATCGTTCAGGGACATGTTGATAAAACCGGAGAAGTCGTAGGAATTGAAAATAAAGACGGAAGTTATTTTATTACGATGAAGTATGATAATGACGGCAGTTTTGTAACGGTGCCACAGGGTTCTATCACGGTAAACGGAATCAGTCTTACGGTGGCTAAAAGTGAAGATGCGCAGTTCTCTGTAGCTATTATTCCTTACACATGGGAATTTACCAATATGAAACATTTGAAAATTGGTGACAAAGTAAACCTGGAATTTGATATCATTGGTAAGTATATTGCTAGGTTAATTAAAAAGTAG
- a CDS encoding sensor histidine kinase produces the protein MSINKYKGYSLRNRVFFGFLLVCFLSVVATSLVPYFVLRNNSMQQSNIDMQEKTNAVMRYLDYAVSQTLVETQDLPKVLGNKIFEIADINQHDIVIYDLKGNYLLSNKDEALIDQKTIPIEIVNRILATDARVDMVRYDAAKDAKLTSSYLLLKNNELEPVGIVYIPLYHNESAYLDVLHQYVKYILLVDIFLILFSIWISWVTSNSLAKTITKFSDMITRITLFENEMRPIRYYKNDELNALARAYNRMILQIQDQKERLRFKASEEAWREMAKQVAHEVKNPLTPMKLTIQNFERKFDPEDPNIKERVKQMSKTIVDQIDLIATVASAFSEFAKLPEKNNEVINLNTEVEDILRVFNDDSIFMHANKSNIMINMDRIYLSRIITNLVTNAKQAESDERKLIINVDVEQHQRRVIISVQDNGIGIPENMYERIFEPNFTSKNSGMGLGLSMVRKMIEDYKGEISVKSEVGKGSTFIITLPTNL, from the coding sequence ATGTCAATTAATAAATATAAAGGATATAGCTTAAGAAACCGTGTGTTTTTTGGTTTCCTCCTGGTATGTTTTTTAAGTGTAGTGGCTACTTCACTTGTTCCATACTTTGTATTGAGGAATAATTCCATGCAGCAGAGTAATATTGACATGCAGGAGAAAACCAATGCTGTAATGCGGTATCTGGACTATGCGGTAAGCCAGACTCTTGTAGAAACCCAGGATCTACCCAAAGTTTTAGGGAATAAAATCTTTGAAATTGCGGATATCAATCAGCATGATATTGTGATCTATGACCTGAAGGGTAATTATCTGCTTTCCAATAAAGATGAAGCTTTAATAGATCAGAAAACCATTCCGATAGAAATTGTGAACAGAATTCTGGCAACTGATGCAAGGGTAGATATGGTGAGATATGATGCGGCTAAAGACGCTAAACTTACCTCCTCTTATCTTTTGCTGAAAAACAATGAGCTGGAGCCGGTGGGAATTGTCTATATTCCTTTATATCATAATGAATCTGCTTATCTGGATGTTCTTCACCAGTATGTAAAATATATCCTATTGGTGGATATTTTCCTTATTTTATTTAGCATCTGGATCAGCTGGGTGACCTCCAACAGTCTTGCAAAGACCATTACCAAATTCTCTGATATGATTACCCGTATTACATTGTTTGAAAATGAAATGCGTCCTATCAGATATTATAAAAATGATGAGCTTAATGCACTGGCAAGAGCTTATAACAGAATGATTCTTCAAATTCAGGATCAGAAAGAAAGACTGAGGTTTAAAGCATCTGAAGAAGCCTGGAGAGAAATGGCAAAACAGGTAGCCCATGAGGTGAAAAACCCATTGACACCCATGAAACTGACTATTCAGAATTTTGAAAGAAAATTTGACCCGGAAGATCCGAATATCAAAGAGAGGGTGAAGCAGATGAGTAAAACAATCGTGGATCAGATAGATCTTATTGCAACAGTAGCTTCAGCTTTTTCCGAATTTGCAAAACTTCCCGAAAAAAATAATGAAGTGATCAATCTGAATACAGAAGTTGAAGATATTCTCCGGGTATTCAATGATGACAGTATCTTTATGCATGCTAACAAGAGCAATATTATGATCAATATGGATAGGATTTACCTTTCCAGGATTATCACCAATCTTGTGACCAATGCAAAACAGGCTGAAAGTGATGAAAGGAAACTTATCATCAATGTAGATGTGGAGCAGCATCAGAGAAGGGTGATTATCTCTGTTCAGGATAACGGAATCGGGATTCCTGAAAATATGTATGAAAGAATCTTTGAACCGAATTTTACTTCTAAAAACAGCGGAATGGGGCTTGGCTTATCTATGGTAAGAAAAATGATTGAAGATTATAAAGGGGAGATCTCTGTGAAATCGGAAGTAGGGAAGGGGTCGACATTCATTATTACACTGCCTACCAATTTATAG
- a CDS encoding glycosyltransferase family protein has protein sequence MKICIISYDFWDYDKYIVETLCKRGIDAHHIKISTVTHSNFNERAVNALSKTFLNKNLKTEKRQKYVLDSLEKLGHQDQILVMNPDTFDLSTLQKIRKYTDRLVTYLYDNLERVPVEDKLYLFDKVFSFDYIDVKKHGFEKLTNYIYLPHCTKEKQHPEMDLFYITSYDNRRVTLIKLLAKKLIEQGLKFQIMIIGKKSWKHQLTNMFITVPKNLFLIFSIKKIPHHDLPKYYKNSRVLLDLMREGQYGLSFRVFEAMSLEKKIITDNEAIKTYDFYNPNNILILNKNISNLDKSFFETPYEKIPEEIYERYTLDRWVERVFQLS, from the coding sequence ATGAAGATTTGTATCATTAGTTATGATTTTTGGGATTATGATAAGTATATTGTAGAAACATTATGCAAAAGAGGTATTGATGCCCATCATATAAAGATCAGTACCGTTACTCATTCCAACTTCAATGAAAGAGCTGTAAATGCTTTAAGCAAAACTTTTTTAAATAAAAATCTCAAGACTGAAAAAAGACAGAAATACGTACTGGATTCCCTGGAAAAACTAGGGCATCAGGACCAGATTCTGGTGATGAATCCGGACACATTTGATCTTTCTACGCTTCAAAAAATCCGTAAATATACAGACCGCCTGGTTACCTATCTTTATGATAACCTGGAAAGAGTTCCTGTGGAAGATAAGCTGTACCTTTTTGACAAAGTATTTTCTTTTGATTATATAGATGTTAAAAAGCATGGATTTGAAAAACTGACCAATTATATTTACCTGCCTCACTGTACAAAAGAAAAGCAACATCCTGAAATGGATCTTTTCTATATCACCTCTTATGATAACAGAAGGGTTACGCTGATAAAACTGCTCGCCAAAAAACTGATTGAGCAGGGACTGAAATTCCAGATTATGATCATCGGAAAAAAATCGTGGAAGCACCAGCTGACGAATATGTTTATTACAGTACCTAAAAATCTTTTCCTGATTTTCAGTATCAAAAAAATTCCTCATCATGACCTTCCTAAATACTATAAGAATTCCAGGGTTTTACTGGATCTGATGCGTGAAGGGCAATATGGACTTAGCTTCAGGGTTTTTGAGGCCATGTCACTGGAGAAGAAAATCATTACTGATAATGAAGCCATTAAAACCTATGATTTTTACAATCCCAATAATATTTTGATTTTAAACAAAAATATTAGTAATCTTGACAAATCTTTCTTTGAAACGCCTTATGAAAAAATTCCGGAGGAAATCTACGAACGATATACTCTGGACCGTTGGGTAGAAAGAGTTTTTCAATTATCCTAA
- the rocD gene encoding ornithine--oxo-acid transaminase, with the protein MSTAEQTKNSQYFIDLEDQHGAHNYHPLPVVLDRGEGVFVWDVEGKRYYDFLSAYSAVNQGHSHPKIVGALVEQAQKLALTSRAFYNSKLGEYEQKITTLFGFDKVLPMNSGAEAVETAVKLARKWSYEVKGISENAAKIIVCENNFHGRTTTIVSFSNDPDANQNYGPFTPGFIKIPYNDITALEEVLSREAENIAAFLVEPIQGEAGVYVPDENFLKNAAELCKKHNVLFIADEVQTGIARTGKLIACHHEDVQPDILILGKALSGGMYPVSAVLANDNIMNVIKPGQHGSTFGGNPIACAVAVAALDVVAEEKLSERAEALGKLFRAEIEKLIEKTDLITKVRGKGLLNAILINDTPESSTAWNLCLQLKENGLLAKPTHGNIIRLAPPLVITEEQLLDCVKIIEKTILDYK; encoded by the coding sequence ATGTCAACAGCAGAACAAACAAAAAACTCACAGTATTTTATTGACCTTGAAGACCAACATGGAGCGCACAATTACCACCCTCTTCCAGTAGTGCTGGATCGTGGAGAAGGTGTTTTCGTTTGGGATGTAGAGGGCAAAAGATATTATGATTTTCTTTCAGCATATTCTGCCGTGAACCAGGGGCACTCCCACCCTAAAATTGTAGGCGCTTTGGTAGAACAGGCTCAAAAGCTGGCTTTAACATCAAGGGCGTTCTACAATTCTAAATTAGGAGAATACGAACAGAAAATAACCACTCTTTTCGGGTTTGATAAAGTTTTACCGATGAACTCCGGTGCTGAAGCTGTGGAGACCGCTGTAAAACTGGCCAGAAAGTGGAGTTATGAAGTAAAAGGGATTTCGGAAAACGCAGCAAAAATTATTGTCTGCGAAAACAACTTCCACGGAAGAACCACAACCATTGTTTCATTCTCTAACGACCCAGATGCCAATCAAAACTACGGGCCTTTTACCCCAGGATTTATTAAAATTCCTTATAACGATATTACAGCTCTGGAAGAAGTTCTGAGCAGAGAGGCAGAAAATATCGCAGCATTTCTTGTAGAACCTATTCAGGGAGAGGCAGGAGTATATGTTCCGGATGAAAACTTCCTTAAAAATGCTGCTGAGCTTTGTAAAAAACACAACGTTCTCTTCATTGCAGATGAAGTTCAGACCGGTATTGCCAGAACAGGAAAACTAATTGCCTGCCACCATGAAGATGTACAGCCGGATATTTTGATTTTAGGCAAAGCGCTTTCCGGAGGAATGTATCCGGTATCAGCAGTTTTAGCAAACGACAACATCATGAATGTTATTAAGCCCGGGCAGCACGGATCTACATTCGGAGGAAACCCGATTGCCTGTGCAGTAGCCGTAGCCGCATTGGATGTGGTAGCCGAAGAAAAATTATCTGAAAGAGCTGAAGCATTAGGAAAGCTGTTCAGAGCTGAAATAGAGAAGCTGATTGAAAAGACTGATCTTATTACCAAAGTAAGAGGAAAAGGACTTTTAAATGCGATTCTCATCAATGACACTCCTGAAAGTTCTACCGCATGGAACCTTTGCTTACAGTTAAAAGAAAACGGACTGCTGGCAAAACCTACACACGGTAATATCATAAGACTGGCACCGCCATTGGTAATTACTGAAGAGCAATTGCTGGATTGCGTAAAAATTATTGAAAAGACTATTCTCGACTACAAATAA
- a CDS encoding glycosyltransferase family 2 protein, whose protein sequence is MALSLAIITYNEEENIVRLLDSLADTVDEMIIVDSFSTDKTKEICAQKYPQAKFFEKKFNGYGEQKNHALHLCSHEWVLFLDADEVPDEDMKRAIKTIISSESTEFNVYKAKFNNHLGIHLIKHGGWGNVYRDRLFRKKYARYSDDKVHEFLITDQKSGLLEGKLNHYTYKSIHHHVSKINKYSDMMAEKMFERGKKINRFKIIVSPIFEFIKVFIFKLGFLDGFPGFYIAKTMSYYTFLKYIKLREKIRLVEIEMEKDRIK, encoded by the coding sequence ATGGCTCTTTCCCTTGCAATCATTACTTATAATGAAGAAGAGAACATCGTAAGACTTTTAGATTCATTAGCAGATACTGTTGATGAGATGATCATTGTCGATAGCTTTTCAACGGATAAGACCAAAGAAATTTGCGCTCAGAAATATCCTCAGGCAAAATTCTTTGAGAAAAAATTTAACGGGTATGGTGAACAGAAAAACCATGCCCTTCATTTATGCTCCCATGAATGGGTTCTTTTTCTGGATGCCGATGAAGTTCCTGATGAAGATATGAAAAGAGCTATAAAGACAATCATTTCTTCAGAAAGCACCGAATTCAATGTGTATAAGGCCAAATTCAATAACCACCTTGGGATCCACCTGATTAAACATGGTGGATGGGGAAATGTATACCGTGATAGGCTTTTCAGAAAAAAATATGCACGATATTCTGATGACAAGGTACATGAATTTCTGATCACCGATCAGAAATCCGGACTCCTGGAAGGAAAACTGAATCATTATACCTACAAAAGTATCCACCACCATGTCTCGAAAATCAATAAATACTCTGATATGATGGCGGAAAAAATGTTTGAGAGAGGAAAAAAAATCAATAGATTTAAAATTATTGTAAGTCCCATTTTTGAATTTATCAAAGTATTTATTTTCAAGCTAGGCTTTCTGGACGGATTTCCCGGATTTTACATTGCCAAAACAATGTCTTATTACACCTTTCTGAAATACATTAAGCTGCGCGAAAAAATACGGCTGGTAGAAATAGAAATGGAAAAAGATCGAATAAAATAG
- a CDS encoding glycosyltransferase family 2 protein translates to MNISGLIITYNEEKNIQDVLESFDFCDEIIVVDSFSTDKTVEIAKKFSNVKVIQNKFEDFTKQRNLALDAAKNDWVLFLDGDERITPALKQEIINELNSSRQKDAYYFYRKFFFAQKPIHFSGTQGDKNFRLFRKSKARYMAEKKVHETLKVNGSIGILKNKLLHYSVSDYESYRKKMIHYGVLKGKELAAKGKKYSVLVQYLKTAFKFFKAYIMRLGVLDGKEGYQLSYLQSLSVYETYESLKKEQN, encoded by the coding sequence ATGAATATAAGTGGTTTAATCATAACATATAATGAAGAAAAAAATATACAGGATGTCCTGGAGTCTTTTGATTTCTGTGATGAAATAATAGTAGTAGACTCTTTTAGTACGGATAAGACTGTAGAAATTGCAAAGAAATTCTCTAATGTAAAAGTGATTCAAAATAAATTTGAAGACTTTACAAAGCAAAGAAATCTGGCTCTGGATGCTGCAAAAAATGACTGGGTTTTATTTTTGGACGGGGATGAAAGAATCACCCCGGCACTGAAGCAGGAAATTATTAATGAGCTGAATAGCTCCAGACAAAAGGATGCCTATTATTTTTACAGGAAGTTCTTTTTTGCTCAGAAACCGATTCATTTTTCAGGAACACAGGGAGATAAAAACTTCAGGCTGTTCAGAAAATCGAAGGCCAGATACATGGCAGAAAAAAAAGTACACGAAACTCTGAAAGTTAACGGAAGCATTGGGATTTTAAAAAATAAATTACTACATTACTCCGTTTCAGATTATGAATCTTATAGAAAAAAAATGATTCATTACGGAGTTTTAAAGGGGAAAGAACTGGCTGCAAAAGGGAAAAAGTACAGTGTTTTAGTTCAATATCTTAAAACAGCTTTTAAATTCTTTAAAGCCTACATAATGAGATTAGGTGTTTTAGACGGAAAAGAGGGGTATCAGTTATCTTACCTTCAGTCTTTAAGCGTTTATGAAACCTATGAATCATTAAAAAAAGAGCAAAATTAG
- the accC gene encoding acetyl-CoA carboxylase biotin carboxylase subunit, whose product MFKKILIANRGEIAMRILRTCKEMGIKTVAVYSTADKDSLHVRFADEAVCIGPAMSKDSYLKIPNIIAAAEITNADAIHPGYGFLSENANFSRICQKNGIKFIGASPEQIEKMGDKANAKATMKAAGVPCVPGSDGLIESYEHAVKVAEETGYPVMIKATAGGGGKGMRAVWKAEDLKDHWESAIQEAVAAFGNGGMYMEKLIEEPRHIEIQVAGDQFGKACHLSERDCSVQRRNQKLTEETPSPFMTDELREKMGEAAVKAAEFIGYEGVGTIEFLVDKHRNFYFMEMNTRIQVEHPITEQVIDYDLIREQILLAAGTPISGINYYPKLHSIECRINAEDPYADFRPSPGKITGLNIPGGHGIRVDTHVYSGYSIPSNYDSMIAKLITTAQTREEAIAKMRRALEEFYIEGVKTTIPFHRQLMDNEDYLSGNYTTKFMEDFVMDRKYDNH is encoded by the coding sequence ATGTTCAAAAAAATATTAATAGCCAATCGTGGCGAAATTGCAATGCGTATTTTGCGTACTTGTAAAGAAATGGGGATCAAAACCGTTGCGGTATACTCTACTGCTGATAAAGACAGTCTTCACGTAAGATTTGCTGATGAAGCGGTATGTATTGGCCCTGCAATGAGTAAAGACTCATATCTTAAAATTCCAAACATTATTGCTGCTGCTGAAATCACCAATGCAGACGCTATTCACCCAGGTTATGGATTCTTGTCTGAGAATGCTAATTTTTCAAGAATCTGCCAGAAGAATGGTATCAAGTTTATTGGTGCTTCTCCAGAACAGATTGAGAAAATGGGAGATAAAGCAAACGCTAAGGCTACCATGAAAGCAGCAGGTGTACCTTGTGTACCCGGTTCTGACGGATTGATCGAATCTTACGAGCACGCTGTGAAAGTAGCTGAAGAAACAGGATATCCTGTAATGATTAAAGCGACTGCCGGTGGTGGCGGAAAAGGGATGAGAGCTGTTTGGAAAGCCGAAGACCTTAAAGATCACTGGGAATCTGCCATTCAGGAAGCTGTAGCGGCCTTTGGAAACGGAGGGATGTATATGGAAAAACTGATTGAAGAGCCCCGACATATCGAAATTCAGGTTGCAGGTGACCAATTCGGGAAAGCCTGTCACCTTTCTGAAAGAGACTGTTCTGTACAGAGAAGAAATCAGAAATTAACCGAAGAAACACCTTCTCCTTTCATGACAGATGAACTTCGTGAGAAAATGGGTGAAGCTGCTGTAAAGGCTGCTGAATTTATCGGATACGAAGGAGTAGGAACGATCGAATTCCTTGTAGACAAGCACAGAAATTTCTATTTCATGGAAATGAATACAAGAATCCAGGTGGAACACCCTATCACTGAACAGGTAATTGATTATGACCTGATCAGAGAACAAATTCTTCTTGCTGCAGGAACTCCTATCTCAGGAATCAACTACTACCCTAAATTACATTCAATTGAATGTAGAATCAACGCTGAAGATCCTTATGCAGATTTCAGACCTTCCCCAGGAAAAATCACAGGATTAAACATCCCTGGAGGACACGGAATAAGAGTAGACACTCACGTGTATTCCGGCTATTCAATCCCTTCTAATTACGACTCTATGATTGCTAAGCTTATCACTACCGCTCAGACCCGTGAGGAAGCGATTGCTAAAATGAGACGTGCCCTTGAGGAATTCTATATTGAAGGAGTGAAAACAACGATTCCTTTCCACAGACAACTGATGGATAATGAAGATTATCTTTCAGGAAACTACACTACAAAATTCATGGAAGATTTTGTAATGGATAGAAAATATGATAATCACTAA
- a CDS encoding polysaccharide deacetylase family protein translates to MILYLIPIVLAVFIIIYFRLYLFAFPHNRLVILMYHQIEKESHEDLTVSLKNLEQQFSYLSRKKYTCRFFSELTTLSKKNIIITFDDGYRNNLEYLPSLLKKYNLKATIFIPTGFIENGYKNYRMMTFDEIRTLDKDYFEIALHTHAHENLKNRTPDLIEKDLENNMNILDAQNIAYSKVLAYPYGKYPNKGEEKSAFFSVLKKIGIDFAVRIGNRVNYYPTRHPYELCRVDIKGRDSIIKFKLKLIFGRLKLF, encoded by the coding sequence ATGATTCTGTACCTTATTCCTATTGTACTGGCGGTATTTATCATTATATATTTCCGTCTCTATCTATTTGCTTTTCCGCACAACAGACTGGTTATCCTGATGTATCATCAGATTGAAAAGGAAAGCCATGAAGATCTCACAGTAAGCTTAAAAAATCTTGAACAACAGTTTTCTTATCTAAGCCGTAAAAAATATACGTGCCGGTTTTTTTCTGAGCTTACTACTCTCTCTAAAAAAAATATCATCATCACTTTCGATGACGGATACAGGAATAATCTCGAGTACCTGCCGTCTTTACTGAAAAAATACAATCTGAAGGCCACTATTTTTATTCCCACGGGATTCATAGAAAACGGATATAAAAATTATCGGATGATGACCTTTGATGAAATAAGAACGCTGGACAAAGATTACTTTGAAATAGCCCTTCACACCCATGCCCATGAAAACCTGAAAAACAGGACGCCGGATCTTATAGAAAAAGATCTAGAGAATAATATGAACATTCTTGATGCACAAAATATAGCCTATTCTAAGGTTTTGGCATATCCTTATGGCAAATACCCCAATAAAGGAGAGGAAAAATCTGCTTTTTTTTCTGTTTTGAAAAAAATAGGAATTGATTTTGCAGTAAGAATTGGAAATAGAGTTAATTACTATCCCACCCGCCATCCCTATGAACTATGCAGAGTTGATATAAAAGGCAGAGATTCGATCATAAAGTTCAAATTAAAACTTATCTTTGGAAGATTAAAACTATTTTAA
- the rpmF gene encoding 50S ribosomal protein L32, whose protein sequence is MAHPKRRQSSTRRDKRRTHYKAVVPQLAKDATTGELHLYHRAHWHEGKLYYRGKVVLEKEVAATEEN, encoded by the coding sequence ATGGCACATCCAAAGAGAAGACAATCGTCCACAAGAAGAGATAAGAGAAGAACTCACTACAAAGCTGTAGTTCCTCAATTAGCTAAAGATGCAACAACAGGAGAGCTTCACCTATACCACAGAGCTCACTGGCATGAAGGAAAACTTTACTACAGAGGTAAAGTAGTATTGGAAAAAGAAGTAGCTGCTACTGAAGAAAACTAA
- the accB gene encoding acetyl-CoA carboxylase biotin carboxyl carrier protein, which produces MDIKDIQNLIKFVSKAEVSEVKYKTKDFEITIKTPLAGSDAVYAQPAVYHTAPQAVAAPAPAPAPAAAPAAAPAAEKAEAASDDSKYVTIKSPMIGTFYRKPSPDKDVFVNVGDEVAVGKVVCVIEAMKLFNQIESEISGKIVKILVDDATPVEYDQPLFLVDPS; this is translated from the coding sequence ATGGACATTAAAGACATACAAAATCTTATCAAGTTTGTATCTAAAGCTGAAGTTTCAGAGGTGAAGTACAAAACTAAAGATTTCGAAATCACTATTAAAACTCCATTAGCTGGAAGCGATGCTGTTTATGCACAACCTGCAGTATACCACACTGCCCCTCAAGCGGTAGCGGCTCCTGCACCTGCTCCTGCACCTGCTGCTGCACCTGCTGCTGCACCTGCTGCTGAAAAAGCTGAAGCCGCATCTGATGACAGCAAATATGTAACGATTAAGTCTCCAATGATCGGTACTTTCTATAGAAAACCATCTCCTGATAAAGACGTATTTGTGAACGTAGGTGACGAAGTTGCTGTTGGTAAAGTAGTTTGCGTTATTGAAGCAATGAAATTATTCAACCAGATTGAATCTGAAATCAGCGGAAAAATCGTTAAGATTTTAGTTGACGATGCTACTCCTGTAGAGTATGATCAACCTTTATTCCTAGTAGATCCATCTTAA